Genomic DNA from Desulfobacterales bacterium:
TTATCTTGATGTCGTTTGTAGCATCGGCAGTTTGTTTAGCAAGGTCTTTTATTTCTCCAGCAACTACAGCAAAACCTTTTCCTGTGTCTCCAGCCCTTGCAGCTTCAATAGTTGCGTTTAATGCAAGAAGGTTTGTCTGGTCAGAAATATCATTTATTGTTTCAGTAACTTTGCCTATATCGTCTGCTGATGTTCCAAGATTATTTATATTTTCAGATGCTTTATTGACTTTATTAACAGCATCCTCTGTAATATCCTTTGCTTTTTCTGAATTACTCGCTATTTCATTGATTGTGGATGTTATTTCTTCTGCTGAAACAGATACTAAATTAATATTTCCTGATGCCTGTTTCATAGCTTCTGAGATAGCAATGAGATTTGAGCTTAATTCTTCTGAAGACGTTGAAACATTATTTGATTTTTGAGTCATATCGTCAGCTCTTTGTGAAATATATATGGAAAGCTGAGCCATGTCGTTTGACGAAATTCTTAGTTTTTCAGCATCTTCAGACATTTTTATTATAATATCTTTAATTTTTATTACAAAAAGATTAAACCATTTTGCTACTTCTCCGAATTCATCTCCAGTTTTTTCTTCAAGTCTTTTTGTTAAATCTCCTTCACCTTTTGCGATATTTTTAAGCATGTTTATTATTTTTGAAAATCTTCGCTTTATACCAAAAAATAGAAGACCGCTTAAGGCTCCAACTGATAGAAGGGATATTATAAAAATTGAGAAACTTATTATATCTCCTTTTTGGCGGCTATAATTTATATTTGCATCGGTTAATTTAGTAATTTCAGTAACTAGATTCTGAACAACATTTGCTGTTTCATTTACTTTTTTCATTAGATCTTTGTTTAATTTCCATGCGTTTACTATGGAATCATCTAATTTTTTTATGTCTTCAATAAGAGGTTTAGCCTGCTTCCAATTAGTATCAACTTTTTCACCAACTTCTTTTTTAAGGTCTTTATATTCGTCATCGTTTGCAAGCACTATCTTTATTACTGTATCAACAACTGGAGATATATTTTTTAATTTTGCATCAATTAGTTTATATACTTCTGTTTTTTTTTTATTAAAGGTTTCTAAATCTTGATAAAACAATAAATCGTTTATATTCAGCAATATTTCATAATAGCTTATTATTGAGGTTTTTAACTCAATTCTCATACTATTAGTACTATATTCAATGCTTACGCCATCCATCATCATAATGGATTCTTCATAATCAATAGCTGCGACCATTTCATTTAAATGTTGAGTCAAACTATATAGCTTATTAGCTATGTCCGTCTTATTCTTTTTTAACGCTAAAATATTTTTTGAGGCTTTATCAAATATTTCGCTGTGTTCTTTCACAGTATTGCCCATTTTTTCTAATAAATTTAATATCCCTTTTTCAGACGATATTGACTTTACTGCATTTATATCCGAATCAATTGAAAAAATATTTTCCGAGTAAATTTTTAGAATATTATTGTCGCTTGTATTTATAAATCTTTCTTCAAGGAGCAAGCTGTCGGTAATTTTTTTCGAAATTTTTTGGCATAATGTTGATATTTGAATATTTTTTTGGTTAGAATTTTCTATGTATTTATTAAACCCAGCAATAAGACATATCCCTAAAATTCCAAGGAGAGCTATGACTATTATCTTAGTAGATATACTTGAAAAAATTTTTGGCATGAGCAAAACCTCAAAAGTGTTAGTTCTCGGTGTTTATTAAACAAAAGATAAAAAACAATGTCCGTCACAATCTTAAAGTCAAATTGTGACGACATTGTTAGGAATGAATTTACCTGTTAAAGTTGTGTGGAGTTATTGTTCTTCATATATACCAGCGGCCATTCCAATATTTTCTCCAGGCACTCTGTAAATGTAACAAATTTTGGGGATAAGCTTTTTTTCTCCAGGCTTTGTCCACATATATGGAACCCAGCCTTCACCCTTTTCTAAAGCTACATTCATCATTTGGGCTATAAACATTGTTCCCTTAACGTCTTTTAAACCTGAAAATACTTTGCCAACAAGCTGGGGTTTTTCAGGATGAGCTATACAGGTTCCTGTATCAAGAGTTATGACATAAACATAGGAATCTTTCCAAGTAAACTCGCTTGTTTTGTCTTGTATTTTTGCAAGAGCGGCTTCTTGGCCAATTTCTTTGACTAATTGTGCAGCTTTTTTGCATTTTTCAACACATTCTTCTTTAGTTGCTTGTTCTTCTGCTGCCTGTATTTGAATAGAGATAAAAAATATACTTACCAGTAATAATATAAAGCTTTTAAGATTTTTCATTAATTCTCCCCCGTTGTGAATAAATTTTTAGATTTTATAGTATATAAATAAAAATAAGCCTAATAAAAAATTATTATTTCCACCTCCTTTATTGATTGTTATATAATAATTTTTTACAATAAAACCAATTTTAAGTAAAATGCAATTACTTTTTGGAAAAAACATTTAATTAAGGACAAATAACTAAGGAATTTTATTTATGATTATACAAAATCCATCAATAATCTCTGATAAGATTATTTTTCTTGGTAAGCCGGCTTCGATTGTTTATCTTGTAAAAGGGCATGATGAATATACTTTAATTGGAGGAGGAACTATTGACATCGTCTTTGATTTGGAAGATCAATTAAAAAAATTTTCTATCGAAAAAGAAAAGATTAAACGCATTGTTATACTTCATTCTCATTTTGATCATTGCGGTATAGTTCCTTACTTAAAAAAAAAGTGGCCTTGGATTAAGATCACAGCTTCAGAAAGAGCTAAACAAATATTTAAAGATGTTTCCGCTGTAGCAGCCATGAAATTTTTAAATGATATCTTACTTGCTCAATATGACCTAACTGAAAAAGCAAAGCAAATAGGCCTTGAATTTAATGAAATTGATGTTGAGGAAACAGTTAAAGACAAAGATGTAATAAATTGCGGAGGTTTAACATTAGAAATTATAGAAGTTCCTGGTCATTCATCTTGTTCAATTGCTGCTTATTTAAAAGAGGATAAAGCTTTATTTGCTTCTGATTCAGGAGGTATACCCATAGGAAACAAAATTTTAACAGCTGCTAATTCTAATTTTGATAAATACCAGCAAAGTCTTGAAAAACTATCAGCCTATAATATTAATTATTTTCTTCCGGAACATTCCGCGGCATTGACTGAAAATGATGCAACACAATTTATTCAAAGATCAATTCAGTCTGCAAAAGAAACAAGACAAATTCTTGAAGAATCTCTCCAAAATACAAAAGATATAAAATCGACTGCAGGCCAAATATCGGATAAAATAATGGAAGAAATATTTAATGAAGGTTATGCTCATATTACAAGAGATGTTGTATATATGGTCGTTGAAATGATGCTTAATAATTTGGCAAAAAAATTGAGAAATAAAGTTGCTACCGCTTAAACCTTGATTCTATTGATTAAAGGTTTTTTTGATGATGCATAATCATAAAAAGCCTTTAATCCATTAAGATCCTGTTAATCCTACCTGGGGTTTGACGCGATGTTATTAAGTTAAGGAAAATATTCCCCCCCTTTTCTAAAGTTATGGAAAAAAATCAAATAAATTTCTTCTTGACAAAGATTCTATCCCAATATATATTCTTAAAAAAGAATATATATTTTGGTTTAATTAATATTAATAGATAAATTATAATTAAATAAATTCTTTAAATAGAATTTATAAAGATATGGAG
This window encodes:
- a CDS encoding methyl-accepting chemotaxis protein, which gives rise to MPKIFSSISTKIIVIALLGILGICLIAGFNKYIENSNQKNIQISTLCQKISKKITDSLLLEERFINTSDNNILKIYSENIFSIDSDINAVKSISSEKGILNLLEKMGNTVKEHSEIFDKASKNILALKKNKTDIANKLYSLTQHLNEMVAAIDYEESIMMMDGVSIEYSTNSMRIELKTSIISYYEILLNINDLLFYQDLETFNKKKTEVYKLIDAKLKNISPVVDTVIKIVLANDDEYKDLKKEVGEKVDTNWKQAKPLIEDIKKLDDSIVNAWKLNKDLMKKVNETANVVQNLVTEITKLTDANINYSRQKGDIISFSIFIISLLSVGALSGLLFFGIKRRFSKIINMLKNIAKGEGDLTKRLEEKTGDEFGEVAKWFNLFVIKIKDIIIKMSEDAEKLRISSNDMAQLSIYISQRADDMTQKSNNVSTSSEELSSNLIAISEAMKQASGNINLVSVSAEEITSTINEIASNSEKAKDITEDAVNKVNKASENINNLGTSADDIGKVTETINDISDQTNLLALNATIEAARAGDTGKGFAVVAGEIKDLAKQTADATNDIKIKINSIQNSTSVTVKEIKQISNVIHDVNLIVTSIAAAVEEQSTTTKEIAGNIAHASQGVIEVERNVEQSSSFSKNISADISDFNLSITALLKDSNKVKINSQELNNLSTSLNNMVKLFKI
- a CDS encoding cache domain-containing protein; amino-acid sequence: MKNLKSFILLLVSIFFISIQIQAAEEQATKEECVEKCKKAAQLVKEIGQEAALAKIQDKTSEFTWKDSYVYVITLDTGTCIAHPEKPQLVGKVFSGLKDVKGTMFIAQMMNVALEKGEGWVPYMWTKPGEKKLIPKICYIYRVPGENIGMAAGIYEEQ
- a CDS encoding MBL fold metallo-hydrolase gives rise to the protein MIIQNPSIISDKIIFLGKPASIVYLVKGHDEYTLIGGGTIDIVFDLEDQLKKFSIEKEKIKRIVILHSHFDHCGIVPYLKKKWPWIKITASERAKQIFKDVSAVAAMKFLNDILLAQYDLTEKAKQIGLEFNEIDVEETVKDKDVINCGGLTLEIIEVPGHSSCSIAAYLKEDKALFASDSGGIPIGNKILTAANSNFDKYQQSLEKLSAYNINYFLPEHSAALTENDATQFIQRSIQSAKETRQILEESLQNTKDIKSTAGQISDKIMEEIFNEGYAHITRDVVYMVVEMMLNNLAKKLRNKVATA